One Kineococcus aurantiacus genomic window carries:
- a CDS encoding UDP-N-acetylmuramoyl-L-alanyl-D-glutamate--2,6-diaminopimelate ligase, with the protein MTHGEQLTLADLAQVLGTRFPGTAPEHLATPVLGVTLDSRRVAPGDLYAALPGANVHGARFSDQAARAGAVAVLTDPAGREQAEATGLPVLVVDTPRAVLGDLASRVFGRPGEALTTFGVTGTNGKTTTAYLVEAVLRSAGWTTGLLGTVETRIAGERVGSVRTTPEAPDLHALLARMVAAGVRGCALEVSSHALALHRVDGLVLDVAAFTNLSQDHLDFHGSMEDYFAAKAQLFTPAHSRRGVVWVDPDQPWGARLAARSGVPVETVGTGPGVDWRVGDVVTDRARSTFRLTGPGADLHLTCPLPGDFNVANAALAVVSALRLGLAAATVERGLAAAEGVPGRMQPVVRDGAPLVVVDYAHTPDALDRVLRTLRALTPGRLVALVGAGGDRDRGKRPLMGAAAAAVADVVVVTDDNPRSEDPAAIRAAVLAGAREAHGAGEVVEVADRRAAVAAALSRCTGEHDTVLLAGKGHETGQETAGVVAPFDDREVAAEELGRWSAATAARGGAQ; encoded by the coding sequence ATGACCCACGGCGAACAGCTCACCCTCGCGGACCTCGCGCAGGTCCTCGGCACCCGTTTCCCCGGAACCGCTCCCGAGCACCTCGCGACCCCCGTCCTCGGGGTCACCCTCGACTCGCGCCGCGTCGCCCCCGGCGACCTCTACGCCGCGCTGCCGGGCGCGAACGTGCACGGTGCGCGGTTCAGCGACCAGGCCGCGCGCGCCGGTGCCGTCGCCGTCCTGACCGACCCCGCCGGCCGCGAGCAGGCCGAGGCGACCGGGCTGCCGGTGCTCGTGGTGGACACCCCCCGCGCCGTCCTGGGCGACCTCGCCAGCCGCGTCTTCGGGCGTCCCGGGGAGGCGCTGACGACGTTCGGCGTCACCGGGACCAACGGCAAGACGACGACGGCCTACCTCGTCGAGGCGGTGCTGCGGTCGGCCGGCTGGACCACGGGTCTGCTGGGAACGGTCGAGACCCGCATCGCCGGTGAGCGCGTCGGCAGCGTCCGCACGACCCCCGAGGCGCCGGACCTGCACGCCCTGCTGGCGCGCATGGTCGCCGCGGGCGTGCGCGGCTGCGCCCTGGAGGTCTCCTCCCACGCCCTGGCGCTGCACCGCGTCGACGGCCTGGTCCTCGACGTCGCCGCCTTCACCAACCTGTCCCAGGACCACCTGGACTTCCACGGGTCGATGGAGGACTACTTCGCGGCCAAGGCGCAGCTGTTCACCCCCGCCCACTCCCGCCGCGGCGTCGTCTGGGTGGACCCCGACCAGCCGTGGGGCGCGCGGCTGGCCGCGCGCTCCGGCGTGCCCGTCGAGACCGTCGGGACGGGCCCGGGCGTGGACTGGCGCGTCGGCGACGTGGTGACCGACCGCGCCCGCAGCACCTTCCGGCTCACCGGCCCCGGGGCCGACCTGCACCTGACGTGCCCGCTGCCGGGGGACTTCAACGTCGCCAACGCCGCCCTGGCCGTCGTGTCCGCCCTGCGGCTGGGGCTGGCCGCCGCCACCGTCGAGCGGGGGCTGGCCGCCGCCGAGGGGGTCCCGGGCCGGATGCAGCCCGTCGTGCGCGACGGGGCCCCGCTCGTGGTCGTCGACTACGCCCACACCCCCGACGCCCTCGACCGGGTGCTGCGGACGCTGCGCGCCCTCACCCCGGGCCGGCTCGTGGCGCTCGTCGGGGCCGGCGGGGACCGCGACCGCGGCAAGCGCCCGCTCATGGGGGCCGCGGCGGCCGCCGTCGCCGACGTGGTCGTCGTCACCGACGACAACCCGCGCTCGGAGGACCCGGCCGCGATCCGCGCCGCGGTCCTGGCCGGCGCGCGGGAGGCGCACGGGGCCGGTGAGGTCGTGGAGGTCGCCGACCGCCGCGCGGCGGTCGCCGCCGCGCTGTCCCGGTGCACCGGCGAGCACGACACGGTCCTGCTCGCCGGCAAGGGGCACGAGACCGGGCAGGAGACCGCCGGGGTGGTGGCGCCGTTCGACGACCGCGAGGTCGCCGCCGAGGAGCTCGGACGATGGAGCGCGGCGACCGCCGCGCGAGGAGGTGCGCAGTGA
- a CDS encoding penicillin-binding transpeptidase domain-containing protein, whose translation MSRRRPQPADQNPRPDMRMRVYTLGVLGGLTVLGGRLVQLQGADANALADRALEQRTSETTLYAKRGDILDDEGVVLATSVERRDVIADPRTISGFNLRNGKQLEERYGTGPAGAAALLAPVLGIDEETLTAKLTGTNRYAKVAVGITPELWQQVSDLGIAGITSVRQTQRIYPTGAASSTLVGILGTAETDAHGNTVDKPLSGLESADQHLLQGRNGLMRYERSLGGQEIPLGNRETTEPVDGTSLHLTIDSDLQWKAQSAIAAKVAETGARSGTVVIMDKEQRLLALASAPSIDPTNLAHLTNAQLQNTALTESFEPGSTAKVVTMAAALEEGVDTAASRFTVPGELKRSDKTFHDSHEHGDERLTLAGVLAQSSNIGTILAGEKMTAEVLYRYQRAFGFGSRTTLEFPGETGGIVAKPEDYSGTQRYTVMFGQGLSVNAVQAASVFATIANDGVRTEPTLIAGTSDPQGNYTAEPAGETTRVVSAATAKTLRDMMQAVVGESGTAADAAIPGYLVAGKTGTANRYDSDLGRYSGYTASFIGLAPADEPELVVAVILQDPKTNYYGGSAAGPVFKDVMTYALARRGVAPSSQPPADLPLTWGGDAEAEQEITTGAVGDTAGQ comes from the coding sequence GTGTCCCGCCGCCGTCCCCAGCCCGCCGACCAGAACCCGCGGCCCGACATGCGGATGCGCGTCTACACCCTCGGGGTGCTGGGCGGGCTCACCGTCCTGGGCGGCCGGCTCGTGCAGCTGCAGGGCGCCGACGCCAACGCCCTGGCCGACCGCGCCCTGGAGCAGCGGACCTCCGAGACGACGCTGTACGCCAAGCGCGGGGACATCCTCGACGACGAGGGCGTCGTCCTGGCGACGTCGGTGGAGCGGCGCGACGTCATCGCCGACCCCCGGACCATCAGCGGGTTCAACCTGCGCAACGGCAAGCAGCTCGAGGAGCGGTACGGGACCGGGCCTGCGGGCGCGGCCGCGCTGCTGGCGCCCGTCCTCGGGATCGACGAGGAGACCCTGACGGCCAAGCTCACCGGCACCAACCGGTACGCCAAGGTCGCCGTCGGCATCACCCCCGAGCTGTGGCAGCAGGTCTCCGACCTCGGCATCGCCGGGATCACGTCCGTGCGCCAGACCCAGCGCATCTACCCGACGGGGGCCGCGTCCTCCACGCTCGTCGGCATCCTCGGCACCGCCGAGACCGACGCGCACGGCAACACCGTCGACAAACCGCTGTCCGGCCTCGAGAGCGCCGACCAGCACCTCCTGCAGGGCCGCAACGGCCTCATGCGCTACGAGCGCAGCCTGGGCGGTCAGGAGATCCCGCTGGGCAACCGCGAGACGACCGAGCCGGTCGACGGGACGTCGCTGCACCTGACGATCGACTCCGACCTGCAGTGGAAGGCCCAGTCGGCGATCGCCGCGAAGGTCGCCGAGACGGGCGCCCGCTCCGGGACGGTCGTCATCATGGACAAGGAGCAGCGGCTGCTGGCCCTGGCCAGCGCCCCGAGCATCGACCCGACGAACCTCGCGCACCTCACGAACGCGCAGCTGCAGAACACGGCGCTCACCGAGTCCTTCGAACCGGGGTCGACGGCGAAGGTCGTCACGATGGCCGCGGCGCTGGAGGAGGGCGTCGACACGGCCGCCAGCCGGTTCACGGTGCCCGGTGAGCTGAAGCGGTCGGACAAGACGTTCCACGACTCCCACGAGCACGGCGACGAGCGGCTCACCCTCGCCGGCGTCCTGGCCCAGTCCAGCAACATCGGCACGATCCTGGCCGGGGAGAAGATGACCGCGGAGGTCCTCTACCGCTACCAGCGCGCCTTCGGCTTCGGCAGCAGGACGACGCTGGAGTTCCCGGGGGAGACCGGCGGCATCGTGGCGAAACCCGAGGACTACTCCGGGACCCAGCGCTACACGGTGATGTTCGGGCAGGGGCTGTCGGTGAACGCCGTGCAGGCCGCGTCGGTGTTCGCGACCATCGCCAACGACGGTGTGCGCACCGAACCCACGCTCATCGCCGGGACGTCCGACCCCCAGGGGAACTACACGGCCGAACCCGCTGGGGAGACCACCCGGGTCGTCAGCGCGGCGACGGCGAAGACGTTGCGGGACATGATGCAAGCCGTCGTCGGCGAGTCCGGCACGGCCGCCGACGCCGCCATCCCGGGGTACCTCGTGGCGGGCAAGACCGGCACGGCGAACCGCTACGACTCCGACCTGGGCCGGTACTCCGGGTACACGGCCTCGTTCATCGGGCTGGCCCCCGCCGACGAGCCCGAACTGGTCGTCGCGGTCATCCTGCAGGACCCCAAGACGAACTACTACGGGGGTTCGGCCGCCGGGCCGGTCTTCAAGGACGTCATGACGTACGCCCTGGCCCGTCGCGGGGTCGCCCCCTCCTCCCAGCCGCCGGCGGACCTGCCGCTGACCTGGGGCGGGGACGCCGAGGCCGAGCAGGAGATCACCACGGGTGCCGTCGGGGACACCGCCGGGCAGTGA
- the rsmH gene encoding 16S rRNA (cytosine(1402)-N(4))-methyltransferase RsmH has protein sequence MLERCTQVLSPALQHEGAVSVDLTLGMGGHAAELLRRHPGLRLVGMDRDPHALELAAHRLHEFGDRVTLVHSVSDDFTEALDDLGLETVDAVFLDLGVSSLQLDDDDRGFSYARDTALDMRMDPTVGPTAADLLNTFSHSELTRVLRTYGEEKFAPRIASAVLRERQSAPFANSARLVDLVRDNVPAATRRTGGNPAKRTFQALRIAVNDELGVVERTLPAAFERLAPDGRLAVLTFHSLEDRIVKNVLRQLSSSSAPPDLPFVPAGSGPRAELLTRGGEQADEHELAENPRAASARLRAVRRLPEENSPRPPDRHRQHDPRSPTRRRRDRQNHETLEPDEPGTTDGRTP, from the coding sequence ATGCTCGAGCGCTGCACGCAGGTGCTGTCCCCGGCCCTGCAGCACGAGGGCGCGGTCAGCGTGGACCTCACCCTCGGCATGGGCGGGCACGCCGCCGAACTCCTGCGCCGGCACCCCGGGCTGCGGCTGGTCGGCATGGACCGCGATCCCCACGCCCTGGAACTCGCCGCCCACCGCCTGCACGAGTTCGGCGACCGCGTCACCCTCGTCCACAGCGTCTCCGACGACTTCACCGAGGCCCTGGACGACCTGGGTCTGGAGACCGTCGACGCGGTGTTCCTCGACCTCGGCGTCTCGTCCCTGCAGCTCGACGACGACGACCGGGGTTTCTCCTACGCGCGGGACACCGCGCTGGACATGCGCATGGACCCCACGGTCGGGCCCACCGCCGCGGACCTGCTGAACACGTTCTCCCACAGCGAGTTGACGCGCGTCCTGCGGACCTACGGCGAGGAGAAGTTCGCCCCGCGCATCGCCTCGGCCGTCCTGCGCGAACGCCAGTCGGCGCCGTTCGCCAACTCCGCCCGGCTCGTGGACCTGGTGCGGGACAACGTGCCTGCCGCCACGCGGCGCACCGGGGGCAACCCCGCCAAACGCACCTTCCAGGCCCTGCGCATCGCCGTGAACGACGAACTCGGGGTCGTCGAGCGCACCCTGCCGGCCGCCTTCGAGCGGCTCGCGCCCGACGGTCGCCTGGCCGTCCTGACGTTCCACTCCCTCGAGGACCGGATCGTGAAGAACGTTCTGCGGCAACTGTCCTCGAGCTCGGCGCCGCCGGACCTGCCGTTCGTGCCGGCCGGATCCGGGCCGCGCGCCGAACTCCTCACGCGCGGCGGGGAACAGGCCGACGAGCACGAACTGGCGGAGAATCCGCGCGCCGCGTCGGCGCGCCTGCGTGCGGTGCGTCGCCTGCCCGAGGAGAATTCCCCCAGACCCCCCGACCGCCACCGCCAGCACGACCCGCGCAGCCCGACCCGCAGGCGCCGCGACCGGCAGAACCACGAAACCCTCGAGCCGGACGAGCCCGGCACGACCGACGGAAGGACGCCGTGA
- the mraZ gene encoding division/cell wall cluster transcriptional repressor MraZ: MFLGTHTPRLDDKGRLILPARFRDQLLDGLVITRGQDRCLYVFPMQEFQRMHEELRRAPLTNKEARDYQRVFLSGASSEVPDKQGRVTVPPLLRQYAGLDRDVAVIGAGSRVELWDLPTWETYLQDAETSFAERSEEVLPGIL, translated from the coding sequence GTGTTCCTGGGCACCCACACCCCTCGACTGGACGACAAGGGGCGGCTGATCCTCCCGGCGCGTTTCCGGGACCAGCTGCTCGACGGTTTGGTGATCACCCGGGGGCAGGACCGCTGCCTCTACGTCTTCCCGATGCAGGAGTTCCAGCGGATGCACGAGGAGCTGCGGCGAGCGCCGCTCACCAACAAGGAGGCGCGCGACTACCAGCGCGTCTTCCTGTCGGGTGCCTCGAGCGAGGTCCCGGACAAGCAGGGCCGCGTCACCGTGCCCCCGCTGCTGCGCCAGTACGCCGGGCTCGACCGCGACGTCGCCGTCATCGGCGCCGGCAGCCGCGTCGAGCTGTGGGACCTGCCCACCTGGGAGACCTACCTGCAGGACGCCGAGACGTCCTTCGCCGAACGCAGCGAGGAGGTCCTGCCGGGGATCCTCTGA
- a CDS encoding AAA family ATPase has protein sequence MTTTSALPGSHPAEPLPLPPQELPAALDRLRSTADALAAAVDGVIQGKDETVRLALTVLFAEGHLLVEDVPGVGKTMLAKSLARAVQGTVRRIQFTPDLLPSDVTGSSVWNQERAAFEFRPGAVFANVVIGDEINRASPKTQSALLECMEEGQVTVDGTTWQLDRPFIVFATQNPVEMDGTYPLPEAQRDRFMARVSMGYPSAAAELTMLSEHGATAPLEAVEPVVDVAEVRELSGAVRGVHAADALKQYVVDLVRRTRTHPDLRLGASPRAALHLLRAARSRAALQGRDHVLPDDVQALAVPVVAHRLLLTADALLAGRDGADVVTDVLRTTALPSPR, from the coding sequence GTGACCACGACGAGCGCACTTCCCGGCAGCCACCCCGCAGAGCCCCTGCCCCTCCCCCCGCAGGAGCTGCCCGCCGCGCTCGACCGGCTGCGCAGCACCGCCGACGCGCTCGCCGCCGCCGTCGACGGGGTGATCCAGGGCAAGGACGAGACGGTCCGGCTCGCCCTGACCGTGCTGTTCGCCGAGGGGCACCTGCTGGTCGAGGACGTCCCCGGCGTCGGCAAGACCATGCTCGCCAAGTCGCTGGCCCGCGCCGTCCAGGGCACGGTCCGGCGCATCCAGTTCACCCCCGACCTGCTGCCCAGCGACGTCACCGGGTCCAGCGTCTGGAACCAGGAGCGGGCCGCCTTCGAGTTCCGCCCCGGCGCGGTGTTCGCCAACGTCGTCATCGGCGACGAGATCAACCGCGCCTCGCCCAAGACGCAGTCCGCGCTGCTGGAGTGCATGGAGGAGGGGCAGGTCACCGTCGACGGCACGACGTGGCAGCTGGACCGCCCGTTCATCGTCTTCGCGACGCAGAACCCCGTGGAGATGGACGGCACCTACCCCCTGCCCGAGGCCCAGCGCGACCGGTTCATGGCCCGCGTCTCCATGGGCTACCCCTCCGCCGCGGCCGAGCTGACCATGCTCAGCGAGCACGGGGCCACCGCACCGCTGGAGGCCGTCGAACCCGTCGTCGACGTCGCCGAGGTCCGGGAGCTGTCCGGCGCGGTCCGCGGCGTGCACGCGGCCGACGCCCTCAAGCAGTACGTCGTGGACCTCGTGCGCCGCACGCGCACCCACCCCGACCTGCGGCTGGGCGCCTCCCCCCGCGCCGCGCTGCACCTGCTGCGGGCCGCCCGGTCCCGGGCCGCGCTGCAGGGCCGCGACCACGTCCTGCCCGACGACGTGCAGGCCCTGGCCGTGCCCGTGGTCGCCCACCGCCTGCTGCTGACCGCCGACGCCCTCCTGGCCGGCCGCGACGGCGCGGACGTGGTGACCGACGTCCTGCGCACCACGGCCCTGCCCAGCCCGCGGTGA
- a CDS encoding DUF58 domain-containing protein, with translation MSPSASPAGAVRLRPTPRGWVFAGVGLVAGAGAPLLGQRDILRVALLLLVLVAVAAWSTRRSARTVDLVSRSKDELVEAGVPSTVRLAVVGHARAGVRLVVEDRAPLALGGTTRLAVPRLREDETLDLEYRVRSEVRGSYSLGPATVVAVDVFGLVRATRTLGAPVTLDVLPRVHPLAELTLGELGGSRGSSASASAAAAPDDVSIREYRVGDDLRRVHWRSTARRGAVMVRSDEHPGRPDVVVLLDTRTGAHAGPGAASSLEWAISAAASVAAHLQRRRHRVRLLHDGAFDPPRELDDTSAVRGLMRSLARLRPGPADGLARSVAALGRGESTLLVAVLGAVDEADVAPLLSARPLGVPALAVLLRTTAWGGSEDTASPGLERARLVLARAGWRTAVAGPGDTVPEVWAHLARAGSGGSPTPAVPPPAPPTTATPTTVEEVTP, from the coding sequence GTGAGCCCGTCCGCCTCCCCCGCCGGCGCCGTGCGCCTGCGGCCGACCCCCCGGGGGTGGGTCTTCGCCGGGGTGGGCCTGGTGGCCGGTGCGGGGGCCCCGCTGCTGGGTCAGCGCGACATCCTGCGCGTGGCCCTGCTGCTGCTCGTGCTGGTCGCGGTGGCCGCCTGGTCGACCCGGCGCAGCGCGCGGACCGTCGACCTCGTGTCGAGGTCCAAGGACGAGCTCGTCGAGGCCGGGGTCCCCAGCACCGTCCGGCTCGCCGTGGTCGGCCACGCCCGGGCTGGTGTCCGCCTCGTGGTGGAGGACCGCGCCCCCCTCGCCCTCGGCGGCACGACGCGGCTCGCCGTGCCGCGCCTGCGCGAGGACGAGACCCTCGACCTGGAGTACAGGGTGAGGTCGGAGGTGCGGGGCTCCTACTCCCTGGGACCCGCCACCGTCGTCGCCGTGGACGTCTTCGGCCTCGTGCGCGCGACCCGCACCCTCGGCGCCCCCGTCACCCTCGACGTCCTGCCGCGGGTCCACCCGCTGGCCGAGCTCACCCTCGGTGAGCTGGGCGGGTCCCGCGGTTCGTCGGCCAGCGCCTCCGCCGCGGCCGCCCCCGACGACGTCTCGATCCGCGAGTACCGCGTCGGCGACGACCTGCGGCGCGTGCACTGGCGCTCCACCGCCCGCCGCGGCGCCGTCATGGTCCGCTCCGACGAGCACCCCGGCCGCCCCGACGTCGTGGTGCTGCTGGACACCCGGACCGGCGCCCACGCCGGACCGGGAGCCGCCAGCTCCCTGGAGTGGGCCATCAGCGCCGCGGCCTCGGTCGCCGCGCACCTGCAGCGGCGCCGGCACCGGGTGCGCCTCCTGCACGACGGCGCCTTCGACCCCCCGCGGGAGCTGGACGACACCTCGGCCGTGCGCGGGCTCATGCGGTCCCTGGCCCGGTTGCGCCCCGGCCCCGCGGACGGGCTGGCCCGCTCGGTGGCCGCGTTGGGCCGCGGGGAGTCGACGCTGCTGGTCGCCGTGCTCGGCGCGGTCGACGAGGCCGACGTCGCCCCCCTGCTGTCCGCCCGCCCGCTGGGCGTGCCCGCGCTGGCGGTGCTGCTGCGCACCACCGCGTGGGGCGGCTCCGAGGACACCGCCTCCCCCGGCCTCGAACGGGCCCGGCTCGTGCTGGCGCGCGCCGGCTGGCGGACGGCCGTGGCCGGGCCCGGTGACACCGTGCCCGAGGTCTGGGCCCACCTGGCGCGCGCCGGGTCCGGCGGTTCCCCGACCCCGGCGGTCCCGCCCCCCGCCCCGCCCACCACCGCCACCCCCACCACAGTCGAGGAGGTCACCCCGTGA
- a CDS encoding transglutaminaseTgpA domain-containing protein: MTRSARTALWAAAASAAAVLTLRPLVVSSGWVVGALGVVCAVAGAGLLVRGLFHRRGLAVAVQALVVLGVLVVLFNGGTALAGVVPTPATFSRLAQLAADGVQVVQRYSVPAVDLRGLRLLLVSGAGLVAFAVDLFAVTLRRPALAGVPLLGVVAVPLALTPGGSSAIAFVVAAVPFLVLLAGDRRPAPRRSASGGGRSVVGVTAGATAAVALVAAVAVPAAVPDLDERPLTIDTGPGDTIAVINPILNLKASLGARSDATIITYQTDEPDPAPLRIVTADVFDGQTWAPSTGADIPRSQRVQDGLTQAPGLSDAVRDASVVRTTSIAVRGLDQTYLPLPYPSVRVDIAGDWLFEKDSLNVVGDGETTRGRSYTATHLEVDPTEAELRAAPREAPDDVQERYTALPDSLPQVVRDTAVQVTQGSTDHYEQAAALQRYFRSTGGFTYSTTAPNDGGADAVATFLNEKSGFCVQFASAMAVMARSLGIPARVAIGFLPGEEVADGQTSGGRWRISAQDAHAWPELYFDGVGWVRFEPTPATRTGQSPAWTTPAITSPAAPSVSPGAALPSASATTATATASTSTATTSAAAAQAEPTGWDRFAALPWGWILGALLLVVAALTPRVSAARLSRRRWARVEDRASSAEAAWSELTDRVHDLGLSWPASATPRQREAALGGLLQAGSPAGVELQRVRAAVESARFGAAPARGGVLLDERTDRQSGRLVRSQVDVVVDAVAATRPRWRRWRARLFPMAGVRRFLDWWDAD; the protein is encoded by the coding sequence GTGACACGCAGCGCCCGCACCGCCCTGTGGGCCGCAGCCGCCAGCGCCGCCGCGGTGCTCACCCTGCGCCCGCTGGTCGTCTCCTCCGGCTGGGTCGTCGGCGCGCTCGGGGTGGTGTGCGCCGTGGCCGGTGCGGGTCTGCTCGTGCGGGGCCTGTTCCACCGGCGCGGCCTGGCCGTCGCGGTCCAGGCCCTCGTGGTGCTGGGCGTCCTGGTGGTCCTGTTCAACGGCGGGACGGCGCTGGCGGGCGTCGTGCCGACACCGGCCACGTTCTCCCGGCTGGCCCAGCTCGCGGCCGACGGCGTGCAGGTCGTGCAGCGGTACAGCGTCCCGGCCGTGGACCTGCGCGGCCTGCGGCTGCTGCTCGTCAGCGGCGCCGGACTGGTGGCGTTCGCGGTGGACCTGTTCGCGGTGACGCTGCGGCGGCCGGCGCTGGCGGGGGTGCCGCTGCTGGGTGTGGTCGCGGTGCCCCTGGCCCTGACCCCGGGCGGGTCGAGCGCGATCGCCTTCGTCGTGGCGGCCGTGCCGTTCCTCGTGCTCCTGGCCGGGGACCGCCGCCCCGCGCCGCGGCGCAGCGCCTCCGGCGGCGGCCGCTCGGTGGTGGGGGTCACGGCGGGCGCGACGGCCGCGGTGGCGCTCGTGGCCGCCGTCGCCGTCCCCGCCGCGGTCCCCGACCTCGACGAGCGACCCCTGACCATCGACACCGGGCCCGGCGACACGATCGCGGTGATCAACCCGATCCTGAACCTCAAGGCCTCGCTGGGGGCGCGCTCGGACGCGACGATCATCACCTACCAGACCGACGAGCCCGACCCCGCGCCGCTGCGCATCGTGACGGCCGACGTCTTCGACGGGCAGACGTGGGCGCCGAGCACGGGGGCGGACATCCCCCGCAGCCAGCGCGTGCAGGACGGGCTGACCCAGGCCCCCGGCCTCTCCGACGCCGTGCGGGACGCCTCGGTGGTGCGGACGACGTCCATCGCGGTCCGCGGCCTGGACCAGACGTACCTGCCGCTGCCCTACCCGAGCGTGCGCGTCGACATCGCCGGGGACTGGCTGTTCGAGAAGGACAGCCTCAACGTCGTCGGGGACGGGGAGACGACGCGGGGCCGGTCGTACACGGCGACCCACCTGGAGGTCGACCCCACCGAGGCGGAGCTGCGGGCCGCGCCCCGAGAGGCGCCGGACGACGTCCAGGAGCGGTACACCGCCCTGCCGGACTCGCTGCCGCAGGTGGTGCGGGACACGGCGGTGCAGGTGACGCAGGGGTCGACCGACCACTACGAGCAGGCCGCGGCGCTGCAGCGGTACTTCCGCTCCACGGGCGGGTTCACCTACTCCACGACCGCGCCGAACGACGGCGGCGCCGACGCCGTCGCGACTTTCCTCAACGAGAAGTCCGGGTTCTGCGTCCAGTTCGCCTCGGCGATGGCCGTGATGGCCCGCTCGCTGGGCATCCCCGCGCGGGTGGCCATCGGGTTCCTGCCGGGTGAGGAGGTCGCGGACGGGCAGACCAGCGGCGGGCGCTGGCGGATCAGCGCGCAGGACGCCCACGCGTGGCCGGAGCTGTACTTCGACGGCGTGGGGTGGGTGCGGTTCGAGCCGACCCCGGCGACCCGCACGGGCCAGTCCCCGGCCTGGACGACGCCGGCGATCACCTCCCCGGCGGCGCCGTCGGTCTCCCCCGGCGCGGCGCTGCCCAGCGCGTCGGCCACGACCGCGACGGCGACGGCCAGCACCTCGACCGCCACGACGTCGGCCGCGGCGGCCCAGGCCGAGCCGACCGGCTGGGACCGGTTCGCGGCGCTGCCGTGGGGCTGGATCCTCGGGGCGCTGCTGCTGGTCGTGGCGGCGCTGACCCCGCGGGTCTCCGCGGCCCGGCTGTCGCGGCGGCGCTGGGCCCGGGTCGAGGACCGGGCGAGCTCGGCGGAGGCCGCGTGGAGCGAGCTGACCGACCGGGTGCACGACCTCGGGCTGAGCTGGCCGGCCTCCGCGACGCCCCGGCAGCGGGAGGCGGCCCTGGGCGGTCTCCTGCAGGCGGGGTCACCGGCGGGGGTGGAGCTGCAGCGGGTGCGGGCAGCGGTCGAGAGCGCCCGCTTCGGCGCGGCCCCCGCGCGCGGCGGGGTCCTGCTGGACGAGCGGACCGACCGGCAGTCGGGCCGTCTCGTGCGGTCGCAGGTGGACGTCGTCGTCGACGCCGTCGCGGCGACCCGGCCCCGGTGGCGGCGGTGGCGGGCCCGGTTGTTCCCGATGGCCGGGGTGCGGCGCTTCCTGGACTGGTGGGACGCGGACTGA
- a CDS encoding DUF3040 domain-containing protein: MPLSEHEQRLLEQMERALSADDPKFANAMKGSRHGRAAKRRLVIGIAAVVVGLVLLIIGVSTSQVWLGAGGFIVMLAGTIWAFSPARGASGAATGQPPTGAPRPPRPGKSRRTGSFMERLEQRWDRRRGQW, from the coding sequence GTGCCGCTCTCGGAACATGAGCAGCGTCTGCTCGAGCAGATGGAACGTGCGCTGTCCGCGGACGATCCCAAGTTCGCCAACGCCATGAAGGGTTCCCGTCACGGACGTGCCGCCAAGCGGCGCCTCGTCATCGGCATCGCTGCCGTCGTGGTGGGTCTCGTGCTCCTCATCATCGGGGTGAGCACGAGCCAGGTCTGGCTGGGGGCAGGCGGTTTCATCGTCATGCTCGCCGGCACGATCTGGGCCTTCTCACCGGCTCGGGGAGCATCGGGGGCAGCCACCGGGCAGCCACCCACGGGTGCTCCGCGCCCGCCGCGACCCGGGAAGTCGCGGCGCACCGGGTCATTCATGGAACGCCTCGAGCAGCGGTGGGACCGTCGCCGCGGTCAGTGGTGA